The following are encoded together in the Drosophila willistoni isolate 14030-0811.24 unplaced genomic scaffold, UCI_dwil_1.1 Seg881, whole genome shotgun sequence genome:
- the LOC124462094 gene encoding uncharacterized protein LOC124462094: MAPRPRSVQASKEERRCSRGTESFRCRVCRGIHPLKRCRRFLRLNVEKRMRAVLANKYCANCLAHQHSGGSCLSGDKCRICEEDHHTLLHFHEQPRRRTPSSVVRRVTPESSRRRVAPTPASDPKLTLTTLLQHRNPHLMPRRWCVLRRREKPST, from the coding sequence ATGGCTCCGAGACCGCGTTCAGTACAGGCATCGAAAGAGGAGCGCAGATGTTCGCGAGGAACTGAGTCCTTCCGTTGCCGAGTCTGTCGCGGAATCCATCCTCTGAAGCGATGCCGTCGCTTCCTGCGGCTGAACGTGGAGAAGAGGATGAGGGCAGTGCTGGCGAATAAGTACTGCGCCAATTGCCTGGCCCACCAACATTCCGGAGGAAGCTGCTTAAGCGGTGATAAGTGCCGAATCTGTGAGGAGGATCACCACACGCTGCTTCACTTCCATGAACAGCCACGTCGACGCACTCCAAGCTCCGTCGTACGCCGAGTCACCCCCGAGTCCTCCAGACGAAGGGTCGCGCCAACGCCAGCCTCCGATCCGAAACTGACCTTGACCACACTGCTGCAGCACCGCAATCCGCATCTGATGCCACGGCGATGGTGCGTATTGAGACGGAGGGAAAAACCTTCGACGTGA